The Candidatus Methylomirabilota bacterium region GTGCCGCCTACGAAGCTGATCACCATGGCCAAGCTCAGTATCCGTCGCATCGTCGACCCCCTGTCGTGAACCTTTCAGTCCGTCATTCTTGCTCTCACTGGGTTGGACGGCCGAGCCCGGGGCCTGCTTCACCGGCGCCGGCCCCTTCTGTTCACGAGCAGAGCCAGATCGTCGTGCGCGCCTGAGTGTCACTCGGGCCCGGGCATCACCTCGAGCCGCACGCGGGCGACGCCGCGCTCGAGCATGCCGAGGGTGCGGGCCGCGGCGAGGCTCAGGTCGATGATTCGCCCGGGCGCGTAGGGCCCCCGATCGGTCACCCGCACGACCACCATCCGGCCGTTCTCCAGGTTGGTGACTCGCAGGCGGGTACCCAGCGGGAGTGTCCGATGGGCCGCGGTGAGCGCCTGCATGTCGAAGGACTCACCCGAGGCCGTGGGCCGTCCATGGTGCTGGGGCCCGTACCACGAGGCGAGACCGACGACGGCCGGACTCGGACTCGGAGTCGGCTCCCGCGGCGGGACTGACGCGCAGCCGGCGAGGGTGAACAGGACGAGCGCGGCGCTCCACAATCGGCCGCGTATGACCGTGCGTGCGGGAGCAACCCGGCGCCGGCCACCGAGCGCGTGGTGCATCGAGGAGCACTCCGAGCGCGGGCTTGCCCGCGCAACCCTCCCGGGGGAGGGTCTGGGAGGGGGCCGTCGAGGCCCCCTCCCAGGATCTAGCAGACCTCGCGCATTTGCTCGCGCACGAGCTTCCCGTCCTGGTAGACGCGCTCCTGCACCTGGCGGCAGCCGCTGGCGGTCCGCCCCTGCGGGTGCGCCTCGACGCGCTGCCAGCCGTCCTGGCTCTGGTAGGTGACCGGCCGGCCCTCGGCTGCCGCCTCCCGTGCCGCGCGCGAGGAGATCTCGGTCACGGTGCCTCCCAGCACCGCGCCCAGGGCTCCGCCGATGACGGCCCCACGCCAGCGGTTGTTCTTGTCGATCAGGGCACCCGCGCCGGCCCCGACGGCCGCGCCCGCGCCGGCGCCCTGATAGGTCCGCGGCGTCGTCACGACCGGCTGCGATTGGACCGCGCAGGCGGCCAGGGTGCCGACCACGAAGCTGATCACGACCATCGTACTCAGGATTCGTCGCATGCCGTCATGCCTCCTCTGATGCCTCGGTCCGAGCCAGGCGGGCGCCCGGACGCTGATCACCGCGTCGTCAGTCGCCCTTCCACTTGGGACCCTTGCCGTGTCCGCCCCCGTGCGGCGGGCCCCCCTTCTTCAGGTGTCCGGGCGGAACCTTGTAGTACGCGACCGGGACGGCCAGGACGGGCCTCGGAACCGCGTGAGGGGCGACGAAGACCCAGGGCCCGCCGTGGCTTTTAGCCCGGAACCACGCCCCCTCGTGAAAGACGTAGTACTGTCCGTGGTACACGAAGTAGTTGTACGGGAGCGCCGGCGCGTAATACACGGGCGTCCCCGGCACCACGACCAGCGACGGCGGCGCCGGCACCACGACCACCGGCGGAGGCGGCGCCACGACGATCTGCGCGGTGCTCGGCGCCACCGCGGTCACGCTGGCCACGAGCGCCACGGCCACTCCCACCAGGACGCGCTTGGCTGTCATCTCATCCTCCATGTTTGATGCCCTCCCCCCTACCTGACGATCAGGCACCGTATCGCTATTCAGGCAACTCCCATGCCAGGCACCCCCCGATCTCGAGGGCCTCCGGGAGGGCTTGGGGGGGGTTCTAAGGGGATGACCGTAGGCAGCCCGGACGTCCGGCGTCATCCTCGTGCCACCCGGCCCGGCGGCTCGACAGGGTCGGGAGTCTCAGGTGGGACCGAATGGGGAAATCCGCGCGGGCATGGGCAAACGCCCGCGCCGGCATCGAGACCCTCCCCGGGGGGTGAGCCCGGGACGGGCCTAGGCGTGTGTCTGAGTAATCCGGCGCCGCCCACCGGGGGCGCGGTGTATCGAGGA contains the following coding sequences:
- a CDS encoding septal ring lytic transglycosylase RlpA family protein; this encodes MHHALGGRRRVAPARTVIRGRLWSAALVLFTLAGCASVPPREPTPSPSPAVVGLASWYGPQHHGRPTASGESFDMQALTAAHRTLPLGTRLRVTNLENGRMVVVRVTDRGPYAPGRIIDLSLAAARTLGMLERGVARVRLEVMPGPE
- a CDS encoding YMGG-like glycine zipper-containing protein; translation: MRRILSTMVVISFVVGTLAACAVQSQPVVTTPRTYQGAGAGAAVGAGAGALIDKNNRWRGAVIGGALGAVLGGTVTEISSRAAREAAAEGRPVTYQSQDGWQRVEAHPQGRTASGCRQVQERVYQDGKLVREQMREVC